The segment GGAGCGTCCGAACCGTGCACGGCGTTAGCGTCGATGCTGTCGGCAAAATCGGCGCGGATCGTGCCCTTTTCAGCCTTCTTCGGGTCGGTGGCACCCATCAGGTCGCGGTTCTTGGCGATAGCGCTTTCGCCTTCCAGAGCCTGGATCATGACCGGGCCCGAAACCATGAAGTCCACCAGGTCCTTGAAGAACGGGCGCGCCTTGTGAACAGCGTAGAACTGCTCGGCTTCACCGCGCGACAGGTGAACCATCTTGGCTGCAACGACTTTCAGGCCAGCGGCCTCGAAACGGGCGTAGATCTGGCCGATAACGTTCTTGGCCACGGCATCCGGCTTGATAATCGACAGGGTGCGTTCGATCGCCATGAAAAACTCCGAAAAATGAAGGGGTTACAAATGGATTAAACGTGCAATTCTAGCACGACCGCATGACGGTTTCGAACATGCCTGCCAATGCATTTCCGGGCGCGCCCAACGCCGCAGACCGTCAAGCAAAAAGATATCTATAGGTAACTTATTGCCCAGGAATCACGGGAACGGAAGCGCGCGGACCCCGTCAAATGTTTGCGTTTTCGGAAAACAACTATTGAACGGGGATATTGTCCATACAAAGCCCCCTTGCAAATCCGCGGGCGCGATGCCACATTGGCGCTGTGCTGGCCGGGTTGCCCCGGCGCCTCACTGATATCTGATGACAGGAGTCACCATGAACAACAAGCTGAATACCTATGGGTTCGGCAATAGTGCTGCGAGCGTCACTGATGTAGCCGTCCGCAACCGGGTCCTTCGTAATACTTACTGGCTGCTGGCCATTTCGATGATTCCAACCGTGATCGGCGCCTGGATCGGCGTGGTCACTGGTTTCACCGCGATGATCGCTGGCAGCCCGATGATGTCGGCCGTGCTGTTCCTCGCGGTCGCCTTCGGCTTCATGTTCGCCATCGAGAAGACCAAGAACAGCGGCATGGGCGTGGTCCTGCTGCTGGCCTTCACCTTCTTCATGGGTCTGATGCTGGCACGCATCCTCAGCTTCACGCTGTCGTTCTCGAACGGCCCCGCGCTGATCATGTACGCCTTTGGCGGTACCGCAGCGGTTTTCGGCGTGATGGCCACCATTGCCAGCGTGAGCAAGCGTGATTTCTCCGGCTTGGCCAAGTTCCTGTTCGTCGGCGTGATCCTGCTGATCCTGGCCAGCCTGGCCAACATCTGGCTGCAACTGCCGGCGCTGATGATCACGCTGTCGGTGATCGCCATCGGCATCTTCTCGGCGTTCATCCTGGTGGACGTGCAGCGCGTGGTGAATGGCGGCGAAACCAACTACGTGACCGCCACGCTCGCGATCTACCTGGACGTGTACAACGTGTTCGTGAACCTGCTGGCCCTGCTCGGCATCGCAGGCGGCAGCCGCGACTGACCTGCATCTGCCAACGAAAAAAAGCCGCCCTCGGGCGGTTTTTTTCATGGGTGCGCCATGTGGATTCAGTCGCGCTCGAACACCGCGATCGACTCCACGTGCGACGTATGCGGGAACATATTGACCACGCCCGCGCCGGCCAGGCGGTAGCCGGCCTCGTGCACCAGCAAGCCCGCGTCACGCGCCAGCGTCGCCGGACTGCACGACACATAGACGATACGCTTCGGCAGCACGTCGCTACCGGCCTGACTCAGTTCAGCAAGCGCCTTGCAGACAGCCAGCGCACCCTCGCGCGGCGGGTCTACCAGCCAGCGGTCGAAGCGGCCCAGCGCTGCGATGTCCTCGGCGGTCACCTCGAACAGATTGCGGCAGGCGAAGGACGTCTTGGCTGCCAGCCCGTTGTACTCGGCATTGGCCAGCGCACGCGTGGTCAGCACCTCGCTTCCCTCGATCCCCATGACAGATGCACCCTGCGTCGCCAGCGGCAGCGTGAAATTGCCGATGCCGCAGAACAGGTCGAGCAGGCGGTCAGTCGGCTTCGCATCCAGCAGACGTAGCGCGCGACCAATCAGCACGCGATTGATCTGGTGATTGACCTGCGTGAAGTCGGTCGGCTTGAACGGCATCCGGATGCCGAACTCGGGCAGTGTATAGGCCAGCTCCTGCTCGGCCGGATAAAACGGATAGACCGTGTCCGGCCCCTTCGGCTGGAGCCAGAACTGCACCTGATGCTGATCGGCGAAGGCCCGCAGCAAGTCCTTGTCGGCGTCGTTGAGCGGCTCCAGGACGCGCAACACAAGTGCGGTCACCTCCGCACCAACGGCCAGTTCGATCTGCGGCATCCGATCATGGATCGACAGGCCGCCCACCAATTCGCGCAGCGGCACCAGCATTGCCGACACATGCGGCGGCAGGATCTCGCAGTGCGTCATGTCCGCCACATAGCTGCTCTTGCGCTCGTGGAAGCCCACCAGTACTCCACCCTTCTTGACAACGTGCCGCACCGTCAGACGGGCGCGGTAGCGATAGCCCCAATCCGGGCCCGCGATCGGGCGGAACACGACGTCGGGCTTCACCTTCGACAGGTGCCAGAGATTGTCTTCGAGCACACGCTGCTTGATTGCCAGTTGCGCGCGCGAGTCCAGGTGCTGCATCGAGCAGCCGCCGCACACGCCAAAATGCTGGCAACCCGGCTTCACCCGCATGACGGAGGCCTGCTTCACCTCGACGAGATGGGCCTGTTCGTAGCTAGGCTTGCGGCGATAGCTGCGATACGCAACCGTCTCGCCGGGCAGCGCGCCCTCGACGAAAATCACCTTGCCTGGCGTGCCGTCCTCGTTCTCCAGACGGCCGACGCCACGCGCCTCCATGTCGAGGCTGTCGATCTTGACGACGGGATCATTGGAAGCGGCGGAAGCGGCAGATGCCGCTTCCGGGTGGCTTGTCGGATTGGGCTGGGAAGACACGGCTTGAGACACCAGTGGGACCTGTCGTATTGTTTTGCAGAAGCGCGATTGTAGTCCAGTCGCGGCGCCCGACATCGAAGGGGGCAGGCTATGGAACTGATTTCGTGGAATATCCAGTGGGGCCGCGGGGCCGACGGCAAGGTCGATCTCGCCCGCATCGTCGACACCCTGCGTGGAATGGCCGATGCCGACGTGCTCTGCCTGCAGGAAATCACGCGCGGCTTCAGCGACCTTGCCGGCCACCCCGGCCCCGATCAGGTGGCCGAACTCTCCGCCCTGCTGCCGGACTACCAGGTAATCTTCGCCCCCGGCGTCGACCGCACCCACCGTGACGGCAGCCCGCGCCAATTCGGTAACGTAATCGCCACTCGCCTGCCAGTGCGCGAGATCTTCCGCCATGCCTTGCCCTGGCCCGCCGATCCCGATGTCGCGTCGATGCCCCGCGTGGCACTGGAAGTCACGGTGCAGGCCGGCAGTCGACTGCTGCGCATCATCTGCACGCACCTGGAGTATTACTCGACATCGCAGCGCGCGGCGCAGACCGAAGCGTTACGCGACTGGCATGTGCAGGCTTGCGACCACGCGCGCCACCCGGGTCGATCGGAAAACCGGCCGGGCCCGTTCACACCGGAACCCCGGCCGAGCGAGGCGATCCTGTGCGGCGACTTCAACAGCCGGCCGGAAGATGGGGCCTATCTGCGCATGGTCGAAACCTTTGGCGGCGTCACGCCGGATTGGCACGACGCATGGATCCACATGCATCCTGGACAACCGCACGCGCCCACCTGCGCGCTGTTCGACAAGGAACAATGGCCGGAGCCACCCTTCGCCTGTGACTTCGTATTCGTGACGGACGATCTGCTCGGGAATGTGCGCCGGTGCGAGGTCAACGACCGCACCGATGCATCGGACCATCAACCGATCCACCTGACGACGGATCTGTAGGTCAGTCGTCGTCCTCGCTCTCCGGGCTCATCGGCTGGAGTCGGAACGCCCGCAGGTATTCCATCCACTGTTCCCCGTGAAGCTCTGCCAGCGTCTCCTGGGTCAGTGCCACCTCCATATCGAACTCGCGCGGCGTCAGGCCACCGCGCATGAGTTGAAAGCGGCAGTACATCAGGTACGTGTTGACGACATCGGTCTCGCAGTAGTCGCGGATCTCTTTCAGCTTCCCCGCCTGATAGGCTTCCCAGACCTTGCTGCCGTCCATCCCCATCTTCCCGGGGAATCCACACAGCTTCGCCAGATCGTCGAGTGGCGCGCTCGCGCGCGGCTGGTACATCGCCAGCAGGTCCATCAGGTCGAGGTGCCGCATGTGATAGCGGCTAATGTAGTTGTTCCACTTGAAGTCGCGGCTATCGTCGTCGCGGCCCTCGCCCATTTCCCAATAGCGCGGCGCAGAGACGCCGTGAACCAGGCCACGGTAGTGCAGCACGGGCAGATCGAAGCCGCCACCATTCCAGGACACGAGTTGCGGGCTATAGCGCGCAATCAATTCGTAGAACTTCTGGATCAGCGTTGCCTCGCCATCCTCGAGCGTGCCCAGCGAGCCGACATGAAACACCGCCGATCCGTCGCGTTGCGTCCGGCGCAGCACGCACGAAATGGCGGCCACGCGTTGCAGGTAGTGCGGCAGGAAGTCGGAACCGGTCTTCTCCCGGCGGGCGGCAAACGCATGCTCGGCGACTTCGGCGTCGCTCATCGATGCGGGATGGTCATGCAAACGGCGCAGGCCGTCGACATCGGGAATTGTCTCGATGTCGAATACCAGCACAGGGGTCATAGAACGGCGTCCTTGCGTACACCTTGCGAAGCGAAATGCCGTTTGAGCTTGACCAGCGCTTCCTGCTGGATCTGACGCACGCGCTCGCGCGTGAGACCCATTTCCTCGGCCAGCTCCTCGAGCGTGGCCGGCTCGATGTGATTGAGGCCGAAACGGCGCTCCACCACATAGCGATGCTTCTCCGACAGGCGCGCCAGCCAGAGTTTCATCAGGTTTTCCAGCTCGCGGTGGGCCACTTCCTGATCGGGTGCGGCGTTATGCTCGTCGGAAAGGAAATCGAGCAGGCTGGAGCCCGGGTCGAGGTCGAACGGCGTGTCGAGCGAGGTGGTATGTTCATTGAGTGCCAGCACGTCCTGCACCTCGTCCGGCGTCTTGCCGAGCAGGTGAGCGATGTCCTCGAGGCTGGCGTCGCGGCCATCGGTGCCACCTTTTTCAAGATGGCGCTTGGCGCGCAGTACCTGGTTGAGTTCGCGAATCACGTGCACAGGCAAGCGCACGGTGCGTGCCTGGTTCATGATCGCGCGCTCGATGCTCTGGCGAATCCACCAGGTCGCATACG is part of the Cupriavidus metallidurans CH34 genome and harbors:
- the ndk gene encoding nucleoside-diphosphate kinase codes for the protein MAIERTLSIIKPDAVAKNVIGQIYARFEAAGLKVVAAKMVHLSRGEAEQFYAVHKARPFFKDLVDFMVSGPVMIQALEGESAIAKNRDLMGATDPKKAEKGTIRADFADSIDANAVHGSDAPETAAVEVAFFFPGMNVYSR
- a CDS encoding Bax inhibitor-1/YccA family protein — protein: MNNKLNTYGFGNSAASVTDVAVRNRVLRNTYWLLAISMIPTVIGAWIGVVTGFTAMIAGSPMMSAVLFLAVAFGFMFAIEKTKNSGMGVVLLLAFTFFMGLMLARILSFTLSFSNGPALIMYAFGGTAAVFGVMATIASVSKRDFSGLAKFLFVGVILLILASLANIWLQLPALMITLSVIAIGIFSAFILVDVQRVVNGGETNYVTATLAIYLDVYNVFVNLLALLGIAGGSRD
- the rlmD gene encoding 23S rRNA (uracil(1939)-C(5))-methyltransferase RlmD, which codes for MSGAATGLQSRFCKTIRQVPLVSQAVSSQPNPTSHPEAASAASAASNDPVVKIDSLDMEARGVGRLENEDGTPGKVIFVEGALPGETVAYRSYRRKPSYEQAHLVEVKQASVMRVKPGCQHFGVCGGCSMQHLDSRAQLAIKQRVLEDNLWHLSKVKPDVVFRPIAGPDWGYRYRARLTVRHVVKKGGVLVGFHERKSSYVADMTHCEILPPHVSAMLVPLRELVGGLSIHDRMPQIELAVGAEVTALVLRVLEPLNDADKDLLRAFADQHQVQFWLQPKGPDTVYPFYPAEQELAYTLPEFGIRMPFKPTDFTQVNHQINRVLIGRALRLLDAKPTDRLLDLFCGIGNFTLPLATQGASVMGIEGSEVLTTRALANAEYNGLAAKTSFACRNLFEVTAEDIAALGRFDRWLVDPPREGALAVCKALAELSQAGSDVLPKRIVYVSCSPATLARDAGLLVHEAGYRLAGAGVVNMFPHTSHVESIAVFERD
- a CDS encoding endonuclease/exonuclease/phosphatase family protein; protein product: MELISWNIQWGRGADGKVDLARIVDTLRGMADADVLCLQEITRGFSDLAGHPGPDQVAELSALLPDYQVIFAPGVDRTHRDGSPRQFGNVIATRLPVREIFRHALPWPADPDVASMPRVALEVTVQAGSRLLRIICTHLEYYSTSQRAAQTEALRDWHVQACDHARHPGRSENRPGPFTPEPRPSEAILCGDFNSRPEDGAYLRMVETFGGVTPDWHDAWIHMHPGQPHAPTCALFDKEQWPEPPFACDFVFVTDDLLGNVRRCEVNDRTDASDHQPIHLTTDL
- a CDS encoding 3'-5' exonuclease; this translates as MTPVLVFDIETIPDVDGLRRLHDHPASMSDAEVAEHAFAARREKTGSDFLPHYLQRVAAISCVLRRTQRDGSAVFHVGSLGTLEDGEATLIQKFYELIARYSPQLVSWNGGGFDLPVLHYRGLVHGVSAPRYWEMGEGRDDDSRDFKWNNYISRYHMRHLDLMDLLAMYQPRASAPLDDLAKLCGFPGKMGMDGSKVWEAYQAGKLKEIRDYCETDVVNTYLMYCRFQLMRGGLTPREFDMEVALTQETLAELHGEQWMEYLRAFRLQPMSPESEDDD